One Pseudomonas sp. AN-1 genomic region harbors:
- a CDS encoding glycosyltransferase family 4 protein has product MNFLLIASFADSILGFRGPLLEALLGRGLTVHVAAPDLPPDSPVRRALEARGIRVHDIPLKRTGTNPLADAATLLYLWQLMLRIQPSFVLGYTIKPVIYGSLAALLAHVPRRYALVTGLGYVFQQNAAEGERHLALRSLVQPLYALALRCTHKVFLQNPDDQALFRNLGILPPATPSCVVNGSGVDVSEYRVAPLPATPHFLLIARLLGDKGVREYAAAARRVRARHPQVVCSLVGWIDDNPDAIEQRELDAWVADGTLAYLGRQSDVRPAIAACSVYVLPSYHEGTPRTVLEAMAMGRAIVTSDAPGCRETVVDGDNGFLVPVRDVDALEAAMLRLIEEPGLARRMGARARQVAEDKYDVHRVNAVMLQEMGI; this is encoded by the coding sequence ATGAACTTTCTGCTCATCGCTAGCTTCGCCGATTCGATCCTCGGCTTCCGCGGCCCGCTGCTCGAGGCGCTGCTCGGGCGCGGCCTGACCGTGCACGTGGCCGCGCCGGACCTGCCGCCGGACAGCCCGGTGCGCCGAGCCCTGGAGGCGCGCGGCATCCGCGTGCACGACATCCCGCTCAAGCGCACCGGCACCAACCCGCTGGCCGACGCCGCCACCCTGCTCTACCTGTGGCAGCTGATGCTGCGCATCCAGCCGAGCTTCGTGCTGGGCTACACCATCAAGCCGGTGATCTACGGCTCGCTGGCGGCGCTGCTGGCCCATGTGCCGCGGCGCTACGCGCTGGTCACCGGCCTCGGCTACGTGTTCCAGCAGAACGCCGCCGAGGGCGAACGGCACCTGGCGCTGCGCTCGCTGGTGCAGCCGCTGTATGCCCTGGCGCTGCGCTGCACGCACAAGGTGTTCCTGCAGAACCCCGACGACCAGGCGCTGTTCCGCAACCTCGGCATCCTGCCGCCGGCCACCCCCTCCTGCGTGGTCAACGGCTCCGGGGTGGACGTCAGCGAGTACCGGGTCGCACCGCTGCCGGCGACCCCGCACTTCCTGCTGATCGCCCGCCTGCTCGGCGACAAGGGCGTGCGCGAATACGCCGCCGCGGCGCGCCGGGTGCGCGCGCGCCATCCGCAGGTGGTGTGCAGCCTGGTCGGCTGGATCGACGACAACCCGGATGCCATCGAGCAGCGCGAGCTGGACGCCTGGGTGGCCGACGGCACCCTCGCCTACCTCGGTCGCCAGAGCGACGTGCGCCCGGCTATCGCCGCCTGCAGCGTCTACGTGCTGCCCTCCTACCACGAGGGCACGCCGCGCACGGTGCTGGAGGCCATGGCCATGGGCCGCGCCATCGTCACCAGCGACGCCCCCGGCTGCCGCGAGACGGTGGTCGACGGCGACAACGGCTTCCTGGTGCCGGTGCGCGACGTCGACGCCCTCGAGGCCGCCATGCTGCGCTTGATCGAGGAGCCGGGGCTGGCCCGGCGCATGGGCGCGCGCGCGCGCCAGGTGGCCGAGGACAAGTACGACGTGCACCGCGTCAACGCGGTGATGCTGCAGGAGATGGGGATATGA
- a CDS encoding sugar transferase: MSKRLFDLLVSATALLLLAPLLALIAWQVRRRLGAPVLFRQLRPGRNGMPFEIVKFRTMRDAVDAHGEPLPDHERLTPFGRWLRASSLDELPELWNVLRGDMSLVGPRPLLMEYLPLYDAEQFRRHAVRPGVTGWAQVNGRNALSWEEKFRLDLWYVDHQSFALDLKILALTLAKVLAREGISAAGEATMPKFTGSK; encoded by the coding sequence ATGAGCAAGCGCCTGTTCGACCTCCTGGTTTCCGCCACCGCCCTGCTGCTGCTCGCTCCGCTGCTGGCGCTGATCGCCTGGCAGGTACGCCGCCGCCTCGGCGCGCCGGTGCTGTTCCGCCAGCTGCGCCCGGGGCGCAACGGCATGCCCTTCGAGATCGTCAAGTTCCGCACCATGCGCGACGCCGTCGACGCGCACGGCGAGCCGCTGCCCGACCACGAGCGACTGACCCCCTTCGGCCGCTGGCTGCGCGCCAGCAGCCTCGACGAGCTGCCCGAGCTGTGGAACGTGCTCAGGGGCGACATGAGCCTGGTCGGCCCGCGCCCGCTGCTGATGGAGTACCTGCCGCTGTACGACGCCGAGCAGTTCCGCCGCCACGCGGTGCGTCCCGGGGTCACCGGCTGGGCCCAGGTCAACGGCCGCAACGCCCTGAGCTGGGAGGAGAAGTTCCGCCTCGACCTGTGGTACGTCGACCACCAGTCGTTCGCCCTCGACCTGAAGATCCTCGCCCTGACCCTCGCCAAGGTGCTGGCCCGCGAGGGCATCAGCGCCGCCGGCGAGGCGACCATGCCCAAGTTCACCGGCAGCAAGTAG
- a CDS encoding GNAT family N-acetyltransferase produces the protein MDIDEIRTPADWATALTQAPRHDCYHTWEYHRIAQGSGEGEPLLFAVRTSRGGLLLPLLERAVAGSTRRDLTSVYGYPSPLAWGELTADALARLWEQLLAHLARRDYVSLFSRCHPLLTPALPGETLQRSGPVVLIDLDRPEQEQLGDYRDNHRRDLRKLARLGVACHAEAPGEALAEFVANYEATMRNLQAEPYYFFAPRYYRELLAAPSFDARLYTCRLDGQAICSGLFIFCGDFVQYHLGGTAPAFAALAPTKLMFDSVRRDAAREGRRHFCLGGGLGCREDSLFNFKAGFSRQTRDFCLIRKILDPEEYQRLSARMPNQTHYFPCYRALPA, from the coding sequence ATGGATATCGACGAGATCCGCACCCCGGCCGACTGGGCAACGGCCCTCACGCAGGCGCCGCGCCACGACTGCTACCACACCTGGGAGTACCACCGCATCGCCCAGGGCAGCGGCGAGGGCGAGCCGCTGCTGTTCGCCGTGCGCACGTCGCGCGGCGGCCTGCTGCTGCCGCTGCTGGAGCGGGCGGTCGCCGGCTCCACGCGCCGCGACCTGACCTCGGTATACGGCTACCCCTCGCCGCTGGCCTGGGGCGAGCTGACGGCCGACGCGCTCGCCCGACTCTGGGAGCAACTGCTCGCCCACCTGGCCCGGCGCGACTACGTCAGCCTGTTCTCGCGCTGCCACCCGCTGCTCACCCCGGCCCTGCCGGGCGAGACGCTGCAGCGCTCGGGGCCGGTGGTGCTCATCGACCTCGACCGGCCGGAGCAGGAGCAACTCGGCGACTACCGCGACAACCACCGTCGCGACCTGCGCAAGCTCGCCCGCCTGGGCGTCGCCTGCCACGCCGAGGCGCCGGGCGAGGCGCTGGCCGAGTTCGTCGCCAACTACGAGGCGACCATGCGCAACCTGCAGGCCGAGCCCTACTACTTCTTCGCGCCACGCTACTACCGCGAACTGCTGGCGGCGCCGAGCTTCGACGCCCGCCTGTATACCTGCCGGCTCGACGGCCAGGCGATCTGCAGCGGCCTGTTCATCTTCTGCGGCGACTTCGTGCAGTACCACCTGGGCGGTACCGCGCCGGCCTTCGCCGCGCTGGCGCCCACCAAGCTGATGTTCGATAGCGTGCGCCGCGACGCCGCGCGGGAGGGCCGCCGCCACTTCTGCCTGGGCGGCGGACTGGGCTGCCGGGAAGACTCGCTGTTCAACTTCAAGGCCGGCTTCTCGCGCCAGACCCGCGACTTCTGCCTGATCCGCAAGATCCTCGATCCCGAGGAATACCAGCGACTGTCGGCCAGGATGCCGAACCAGACCCACTACTTTCCATGCTACCGGGCTCTGCCAGCCTGA
- a CDS encoding DegT/DnrJ/EryC1/StrS aminotransferase family protein — MLNTSFSPWPCFTEEEANAVRDVILSNRVNYWTGEECHLFEKEFAEWSGAEYAIALENGTVALDVALKGLGIGPGDEVVVTPRTFLASVSSIVNAGAVPVFAEVDRDSQNITAETIRAVLTPRTRAVICVHLAGWPCDMDPIMALAAEHDLKVIEDCAQAHGARYKGRSVGTIGHVGAWSFCQDKIITTGGEGGMVTTNSRELWSTMWSLKDHGKSWEAVHRPHTGPGFRWLHERFGTNWRMMEVQAVIGRIQLRRLDAWHARRLANAERIWDCARQLRGLRVPRLPAELVHAAYKCYLFVEPGQLAAGWDRDRILAAIDARGVPCFYGSCSEVYLEKAFDDTRWRPAERLPVARELGETSLMFLVHPTLTDAEIDKTCAVLGEVMDEAAY; from the coding sequence ATGCTGAACACCAGCTTCTCGCCATGGCCGTGCTTCACGGAGGAAGAGGCCAACGCGGTGCGCGACGTCATCCTGTCCAACAGGGTCAACTACTGGACCGGCGAGGAATGCCACCTGTTCGAGAAGGAATTCGCCGAGTGGTCCGGCGCCGAGTACGCCATCGCCCTGGAGAACGGCACCGTGGCGCTGGACGTCGCCCTCAAGGGCCTCGGCATCGGCCCGGGCGACGAGGTGGTGGTGACGCCGCGCACCTTTCTCGCCTCGGTATCCAGCATCGTCAACGCCGGCGCGGTGCCGGTGTTCGCCGAGGTGGATCGCGACTCGCAGAACATCACCGCCGAGACCATCCGCGCCGTGCTGACGCCGCGCACCCGGGCGGTGATCTGCGTGCACTTGGCCGGCTGGCCGTGCGACATGGATCCGATCATGGCGCTGGCCGCCGAGCACGACCTCAAGGTGATCGAGGACTGCGCCCAGGCCCACGGCGCCCGCTACAAGGGGCGTTCGGTCGGCACCATCGGCCACGTCGGTGCCTGGTCGTTCTGCCAGGACAAGATCATCACCACCGGCGGCGAGGGCGGCATGGTCACCACCAACAGCCGCGAGCTGTGGTCGACCATGTGGTCGCTCAAGGACCACGGCAAGAGCTGGGAGGCGGTGCACCGCCCGCACACCGGGCCGGGCTTCCGCTGGCTGCACGAACGCTTCGGCACCAACTGGCGAATGATGGAGGTGCAGGCGGTGATCGGCCGCATCCAGCTGCGCCGCCTCGATGCCTGGCACGCCCGCCGCCTGGCCAACGCCGAGCGCATCTGGGACTGCGCCCGCCAGCTGCGCGGCCTGCGCGTGCCGCGCCTGCCCGCCGAGCTCGTGCACGCCGCCTACAAGTGCTACCTGTTCGTCGAGCCCGGCCAGCTCGCCGCCGGCTGGGACCGCGACCGCATCCTCGCCGCGATCGACGCCCGCGGCGTGCCCTGCTTCTACGGCTCCTGCTCGGAGGTCTACCTGGAAAAGGCCTTCGACGACACCCGCTGGCGCCCGGCCGAGCGCCTGCCGGTGGCCCGCGAACTGGGCGAGACCAGCCTGATGTTCCTCGTCCACCCGACCCTCACCGACGCCGAGATCGACAAGACCTGCGCCGTGCTGGGCGAGGTGATGGACGAGGCCGCCTACTGA
- a CDS encoding DegT/DnrJ/EryC1/StrS family aminotransferase: MIEFIDLQAQQQRIRERIEAGIRRVLDHGQYILGPEVAELEERLSAFSGARHCITCANGTDALQIALMALGVGPGDEVITPALTFVATAETVALLGARPVYVDIEPHTGTLDPALLEAAITERTRALVPVSLYGQCADLDAINAIAARHGLPVIEDAAQSFGASYKGRRSCSLTTIACTSFFPSKPLGCYGDGGAIFTGDDELARVLRQIARHGQDRRYHHVRVGVNSRLDTLQAAILLPKLDILEEEIELRQQVAARYDRLLAAAGCGREGSALLAMPHVAPHNRSAWAQYTVRVAERSALQQRLEAAGVPTAVHYPIPLNRQPAVADPDAVLPVGDLLAEQVLSLPMHPYLGEGDQLQIVAALRSA, from the coding sequence ATGATCGAGTTCATCGACCTGCAAGCCCAGCAGCAGCGCATCCGCGAGCGCATCGAGGCCGGCATCCGTCGCGTCCTCGACCACGGCCAGTACATCCTCGGCCCGGAAGTGGCCGAACTGGAGGAGCGCCTGAGCGCCTTCTCCGGCGCCCGCCACTGCATCACCTGCGCCAACGGCACCGACGCCCTGCAGATCGCCCTGATGGCGCTGGGCGTCGGCCCGGGCGACGAGGTGATCACCCCCGCCCTGACCTTCGTCGCCACCGCTGAAACCGTGGCCCTGCTCGGCGCGCGGCCGGTGTACGTCGACATCGAGCCACACACCGGCACCCTCGACCCGGCGCTGCTGGAGGCAGCCATCACCGAGCGCACCCGCGCCCTGGTGCCGGTGTCGCTGTACGGCCAGTGCGCCGACCTCGACGCCATCAACGCCATCGCCGCCCGTCACGGCCTGCCGGTGATCGAGGACGCGGCGCAGAGCTTCGGCGCCAGCTACAAGGGCCGCCGCTCGTGCAGCCTGACCACCATCGCCTGCACCAGCTTCTTCCCCAGCAAGCCGCTGGGCTGCTACGGCGACGGCGGGGCGATCTTCACCGGCGACGACGAGCTGGCCCGGGTGCTGCGCCAGATCGCCCGCCACGGCCAGGATCGCCGCTACCACCACGTGCGGGTCGGCGTGAACAGCCGCCTGGACACCCTGCAGGCGGCCATCCTGCTGCCCAAGCTGGACATCCTCGAGGAGGAGATCGAGCTGCGCCAGCAGGTGGCCGCGCGCTACGACCGCCTGCTCGCCGCGGCCGGCTGCGGCCGCGAAGGCTCGGCGCTGCTGGCCATGCCGCACGTCGCGCCGCACAACCGCAGCGCCTGGGCCCAGTACACCGTCCGCGTGGCCGAGCGCAGCGCCCTGCAGCAGCGCCTGGAAGCGGCCGGCGTGCCCACCGCGGTGCACTATCCGATCCCGCTCAACCGCCAGCCGGCGGTGGCCGATCCGGACGCCGTGCTGCCGGTGGGCGACCTGCTGGCCGAGCAGGTGCTCAGCCTGCCGATGCATCCCTACCTGGGCGAGGGCGACCAGCTGCAGATCGTCGCCGCCCTGCGGAGCGCATGA
- a CDS encoding lipopolysaccharide biosynthesis protein — MIRQLSVSAGRLLPRQPFARSVSVLVGGTASGQMLMVLAAPLLTRLFSPEDFGLLAVYGGLLAVFLVVANLRYEIAIPLPEDEQTATDVTVLSLLTGCLTSLLTAVLVLCAGDAIAARLGVPALAGHLWLLPVGVFCGSLYLAVHYWAVRHKRFADIAGTRIKQVVTTLAVQLLGFKLGPLALLLGHASGHGMGFLALGRHLLHSPQLRQVSAAGILAAARRYRRFPLFSTWTGLFNTAGSQLPPLMLAALFDPVAAGLYTLAQRVLGAPMAVIGTAIGGVFLANAAEARREGRLAPLVASVHERLAQIAMPPALIILFAAPQMFTLVFGERWHDAGHFAQWMAPWLYVTFVASPLSSLFDVLEQQKRELLFHAVLLATRIGAIATGAMLGDLELTIALFALGSALCWCGALVWVCGSAGISPGSLLRPTVRALLWALACTLPLPIGLTLFPEGLAWLAFLALAAVLCGIRYFQLFRQSYQ, encoded by the coding sequence ATGATCCGCCAGCTGAGCGTCAGCGCCGGGCGGCTGCTGCCCCGCCAGCCGTTCGCCCGCAGCGTCAGCGTGCTGGTCGGCGGCACCGCCAGCGGGCAGATGCTGATGGTGCTGGCCGCACCGCTGCTGACCCGTCTGTTCAGCCCCGAGGACTTCGGCCTGCTGGCGGTGTACGGCGGCCTGCTGGCGGTGTTCCTGGTGGTGGCCAATCTGCGCTACGAGATCGCCATCCCGCTGCCGGAGGACGAGCAGACGGCCACCGACGTCACCGTGCTGAGCCTGCTGACCGGATGCCTGACCAGCCTGCTCACCGCCGTGCTGGTGCTCTGCGCCGGGGATGCCATCGCCGCGCGGCTAGGCGTGCCGGCCCTGGCCGGCCATCTCTGGCTGCTGCCGGTCGGGGTGTTCTGCGGCAGCCTCTACCTGGCCGTGCACTACTGGGCCGTCCGCCACAAGCGCTTCGCCGACATCGCCGGCACGCGCATCAAGCAGGTCGTCACCACTCTGGCGGTGCAGCTGCTGGGCTTCAAGCTGGGCCCCCTCGCCCTGCTGCTCGGCCACGCCAGCGGGCACGGCATGGGCTTTCTCGCCCTGGGCCGCCACCTCCTGCACAGCCCGCAGCTGCGCCAGGTGTCCGCCGCCGGCATCCTCGCCGCCGCCCGGCGCTACCGGCGCTTTCCGCTGTTCTCGACCTGGACCGGGCTGTTCAACACCGCCGGCAGCCAGCTGCCGCCGCTGATGCTCGCCGCGCTGTTCGACCCGGTCGCCGCCGGCCTGTATACCCTGGCGCAGCGCGTGCTGGGGGCGCCGATGGCGGTCATCGGCACCGCCATCGGCGGCGTGTTCCTCGCCAACGCCGCCGAGGCCCGCCGCGAAGGCCGGCTGGCGCCGCTGGTGGCGAGCGTCCACGAGCGCCTGGCGCAGATCGCCATGCCGCCGGCGCTGATCATCCTGTTCGCCGCGCCGCAGATGTTCACCCTGGTGTTCGGCGAACGCTGGCACGACGCCGGCCACTTCGCCCAGTGGATGGCGCCCTGGCTGTACGTGACCTTCGTGGCCTCGCCGCTCAGCTCGCTGTTCGACGTGCTGGAGCAGCAGAAACGCGAGCTGCTGTTCCATGCCGTGCTGCTGGCTACCCGCATCGGCGCCATCGCGACCGGCGCGATGCTGGGCGACCTGGAGCTGACCATCGCGCTGTTCGCGCTCGGCAGCGCCCTGTGCTGGTGCGGGGCGCTGGTGTGGGTCTGCGGCAGCGCCGGCATCTCGCCGGGCAGCCTGCTCAGGCCGACCGTCCGCGCGCTGCTGTGGGCCCTGGCCTGCACCCTGCCCCTGCCGATCGGCCTGACGCTGTTCCCCGAAGGCCTCGCCTGGCTGGCGTTCCTCGCCCTCGCCGCAGTGCTCTGCGGCATCCGCTACTTCCAGCTGTTCCGCCAGAGCTACCAATGA
- a CDS encoding polysaccharide deacetylase family protein, translated as MHPSHGVFTISLDFELYWGVRDNRSIAQYRENLDGVRQAIPAMLRAFRERGIHATWATVGFLFCRDRDELERNRPALLPRYRDETLSPYAYLARTPELEPAYHFAPELIELIGRHEHQEIASHTFSHYYCLEAGQSPAEFEADLRAAVALARQRGIELRSLVLPRNQWNPEYRDILLRHGILCYRGNEDGRIYRACEEAANNRTDRALRLLDAYLNLCGHNTHALDGPREPPFDFPASRFLRPWSPRLAPFDGLRLARIKDAMTDAALRHRLFHLWWHPHNFGAHTGKNIAFLERILAHYRQLHERHELQSLNMGELCQLVAAGDGQAQARAAGRTRLLKAGTARDRAD; from the coding sequence ATGCATCCCAGCCACGGCGTATTCACCATCTCGCTCGACTTCGAGCTGTACTGGGGCGTGCGCGACAACCGCAGCATCGCGCAGTACCGGGAGAACCTCGACGGCGTCCGGCAGGCGATCCCGGCCATGCTGCGGGCGTTCCGCGAGCGCGGTATCCACGCCACCTGGGCGACGGTCGGCTTCCTGTTCTGCCGCGACCGGGACGAGCTGGAGCGCAACCGGCCCGCCCTGCTGCCCCGCTACCGCGACGAGACGCTCTCGCCTTACGCCTACCTCGCACGCACGCCGGAGCTGGAGCCGGCCTATCACTTCGCCCCCGAGCTGATCGAGCTGATCGGCCGGCACGAGCACCAGGAAATCGCCTCGCACACCTTCTCCCACTACTACTGCCTGGAAGCCGGCCAGTCGCCCGCCGAGTTCGAGGCGGACCTGCGCGCCGCCGTGGCCCTGGCCAGGCAGCGGGGGATCGAGCTGAGAAGCCTGGTGCTGCCGAGGAACCAGTGGAACCCCGAGTACCGCGACATCCTCCTCCGCCACGGCATCCTCTGCTATCGGGGCAACGAGGACGGCCGCATCTACCGGGCCTGCGAGGAGGCCGCCAACAACCGCACGGACCGCGCGCTGCGCCTGCTGGACGCCTACCTCAACCTCTGCGGCCACAACACCCACGCCCTGGACGGCCCGCGCGAGCCCCCCTTCGACTTTCCGGCCAGCCGCTTCCTGCGCCCCTGGTCGCCGCGCCTGGCGCCGTTCGACGGGCTGCGCCTGGCGCGCATCAAGGACGCGATGACCGACGCGGCGCTGCGCCACCGGCTGTTCCACCTCTGGTGGCACCCGCACAACTTCGGCGCGCACACCGGGAAGAACATCGCGTTCCTGGAGCGGATCCTCGCCCACTACCGGCAGCTGCACGAGCGACACGAGCTGCAGTCGCTGAACATGGGCGAGCTGTGCCAACTGGTCGCTGCCGGGGACGGGCAGGCGCAGGCCCGCGCCGCCGGCCGCACCCGGCTCCTCAAGGCCGGGACCGCCCGGGACCGGGCCGACTGA
- a CDS encoding PIG-L deacetylase family protein — protein sequence MLPFKNALVLAPHTDDGELGAGATIARLVDQGARVTYVAFSIAEQSVPEGLPRDILKTEVRQATASLGIAPENLIVLGHEVRKLNFARQDILEGLIALRRANAFDLVLMPSLKDIHQDHQTVAREGLRAFKGTTILGYELVWNNLSFDTTVFVKVSAEQLGRKVEALRHYQSQRGKDYTSEEFIFALARTRGVQIGAEYAESFEVVRWVMP from the coding sequence ATGCTGCCGTTCAAGAATGCACTCGTCCTGGCACCGCACACCGACGACGGCGAACTGGGCGCCGGCGCCACCATCGCCCGGCTGGTCGACCAGGGGGCGCGGGTGACCTACGTGGCCTTCTCCATCGCCGAGCAGTCGGTGCCCGAAGGCCTGCCCAGGGACATCCTGAAGACCGAGGTACGCCAGGCCACCGCCAGCCTGGGCATCGCGCCGGAAAACCTGATCGTCCTCGGTCACGAGGTCCGCAAGCTGAACTTCGCGCGCCAGGACATCCTCGAGGGGCTGATCGCCCTGCGCCGCGCCAACGCCTTCGACCTGGTGCTGATGCCCTCGCTCAAGGACATCCACCAGGACCACCAGACGGTGGCCCGGGAAGGCCTGCGCGCCTTCAAGGGCACCACCATCCTCGGCTACGAGCTGGTGTGGAACAACCTGTCCTTCGACACCACCGTCTTCGTCAAGGTCTCGGCCGAACAGCTCGGCCGCAAGGTGGAGGCCCTCCGCCACTACCAGTCGCAGCGGGGCAAGGACTACACCTCCGAGGAGTTCATCTTCGCCCTGGCCCGGACGCGCGGCGTGCAGATCGGCGCCGAGTATGCCGAGAGCTTCGAGGTCGTCCGCTGGGTCATGCCGTGA